A window from Vigna angularis cultivar LongXiaoDou No.4 chromosome 7, ASM1680809v1, whole genome shotgun sequence encodes these proteins:
- the LOC108337620 gene encoding uncharacterized protein LOC108337620, with the protein MWRVLAAVRRNFQNTRKSSKVADESMFEAGNGVELFGDDRGRRQHGWGLVCSILQAPISILSCVSHPQVNGSDGVWVTGEFSQVSEMNHLMVSDSMRYAILM; encoded by the coding sequence ATGTGGCGTGTTCTGGCAGCAGTGAGAAGAAACTTTCAGAACACAAGAAAGAGTTCAAAAGTGGCAGATGAGAGCATGTTTGAAGCAGGAAACGGTGTTGAGCTATTTGGAGATGACAGAGGCAGAAGACAACATGGTTGGGGGCTTGTGTGCAGCATTCTTCAAGCTCCAATATCAATACTTTCATGTGTTTCTCACCCTCAGGTTAATGGTTCTGATGGGGTTTGGGTAACTGGGGAATTCTCACAGGTTTCTGAAATGAACCATCTCATGGTAAGTGACAGCATGAGATATGCAATTTTGATGTAG